The bacterium genomic sequence TTAAAGCTGAGTTAGAACAATCTCGGTTACCGGAAGATCCCTTATTGCAAACCTACTTACTGAATTATTTTCCAGAAGAGGTTAGGCGCACTTATCAAAAAGATATCCTAGCGCATCCATTGGCGAAGAATATTATTTGCACTCAGGTAACCAACGAACTCGTTGACTCGATCGGAATAACCTTCGTACATCGAATGTGTCAAACCTTTTCAAGCAATGCTGTAGAGGTAATGAAAGCAACGCTGGCTGCTGAAAGCATACTACGAGTACGGCAGGTCAGAGGCGAACTACGTGCGATCGAGGCTGAGCACCCAGACCAAAATGTAATTCCATGTCTTGAGGAGATGCTGGAGGCTCTAAGAGAATTGACCATGTGGATTATGAGCTATCATCCTCATTCTACACTGGAAGAAATAGTCGATCTGTATCAGGAGGGATTCCATCAACTTCTTGATGCTGATACCGCCCTCTTCAATAACGACCAGCAATCTCTCTGTGAAGAACGGAGACAAAAGTATGCGAAGATGGGTCTCTCAGATTACGCCTGTAGAATGTTGTCCATGATTCCTCACCATCTGCTACTCATGGAAGTCCTTTGGACAACACGTCGACTTGAACGCAAAACGACGGAAGTGCTTCCTACCTTCCTCGCAGTAGCGAATACCCTTTGTTTACCTGTGGTCCTGAACTTAGGCAGTGCTTTGACAACAAAAACAAAGTGGGAGTACGAGCTCGCAATCGGTGCTCTAAGAGATTGTCGAAGAGCAATCGCCCTAATAAGTGCTGAACTCTTAAAGCAGGACTGTTGCACACAAGAAGCAATTCAGGAGCGTCTTCAGTCTCACTCAGCAGTCCGGTTGGTAGTTGATATGGTCAACGAGTTAAAAGATATCAGCCCCGGCGTCGTGCCGCTTTCTGTGCTCAGTCGCCACTTTCTCGGTCTTCCAAGACATCTTCATAGCGATCTTTAGGACAGTATATCTTTAGGACAGTACATCTTTAGGACAGTACATGGATGTTTGCTCTGCCAGCAGAGCACGCTACAAGGGTCGACAATACGAACGAGCTTGAGCAAATAATTGCCTTATTGAAACGAAAATGAGTAACATATCTGCGAGGAAAGAACTCAAGGATGAGACGTATGACAAATCTTACCTACCGCGAATCAGGCGTCGATATCGATAAGGCTGATCATTTAAAATCAAACCTAAAAGATACCCTCAAGACAACTGAGTCCCGTGTCTTAAATAGTGTTGGGGCATTTTCTTCTCTCTATGATATCAGCAATTTAGAGGGAATCTCACATCCAGTATTATGTCTGAAAATGGAGGAGCCTGGGACAAAGCAACTTCTTGCGGCGCAACATGGAAAACTTCCCTCCGTTGGAATAGATCTCGTCAACCATCTCATCAACGATACCGTCATGAATGGAGGTAGACCACTTGCGATATTGGATACAATCGTATGCGGTGCGCTGGAGAATAGCGTTGTCGAGCACCTGGTTAAAGAAATGGTCATCGCAGCCAACAATGAAGGGTGTAGTCTGGTCGGTGGAGAGACTTCTGAGCAACCTCGGGTCTTGGAGTCTGGTCGATACATCCTCAGTGCTGCGTGCATCGGTGTAGTTGATAAAGAGGGAATCATCGATGGCAGCACTATACAGGCTGGCGATTCTATTTTTGCTGTTGCATCGAATGGGGTGCACACAAATGGCTATACACTGATTCGAACACTCCTCGAAAGAGAGCCAACCCTTGCCGATGTGAGTGTTGCCAATGGTTCACTCATTGAGGCAGTACTTACTCCTCATCGGTGTTATAATACTCCTTTGCAAGAAATCTTCTCCTCGCTAAAGCTCAATGGCCTTGCACATATTACAGGAGGGGGAATCGTAGATAATACAAAACGAATTCTTCCAGATTCCCTAGATGGACTCATCGACCTATCTCTCGTAGAGGTTCTTGAGGTGTTTCACGTTCTTCAACAAGCTGGAAATATTCCAGAGAGCGATATGTTACGAACATTCAATTGTGGTGTTGGAATGATTTTTATCGGGCAAGATGATGCCTGTAAAAGCAGTGCGGCAATTTTTGAACGACATGGAATGTACTCCTATAAAATTGGGGAAATAGTGCCGGGGAGCGGAAATATTCAAACCACGAACTCCCTCAATTTGTAATACTCATACCATTATTTCGACCAGAACTTCTGATAATCTGCGCCGGCAGATGCTGGTT encodes the following:
- a CDS encoding phosphoribosylformylglycinamidine cyclo-ligase, with the protein product MRRMTNLTYRESGVDIDKADHLKSNLKDTLKTTESRVLNSVGAFSSLYDISNLEGISHPVLCLKMEEPGTKQLLAAQHGKLPSVGIDLVNHLINDTVMNGGRPLAILDTIVCGALENSVVEHLVKEMVIAANNEGCSLVGGETSEQPRVLESGRYILSAACIGVVDKEGIIDGSTIQAGDSIFAVASNGVHTNGYTLIRTLLEREPTLADVSVANGSLIEAVLTPHRCYNTPLQEIFSSLKLNGLAHITGGGIVDNTKRILPDSLDGLIDLSLVEVLEVFHVLQQAGNIPESDMLRTFNCGVGMIFIGQDDACKSSAAIFERHGMYSYKIGEIVPGSGNIQTTNSLNL